From the genome of Rattus rattus isolate New Zealand chromosome 6, Rrattus_CSIRO_v1, whole genome shotgun sequence:
aaaaaaaaaaggctcagagGGAAGAATTAGGGCCAGGGAGAACAGAAATAGACAAGCatatgcgcacgcacacacacacacacacacacacacacagagtaatgaAGCTCCACCAGGAAtcctcttatttcttcttttggttcCTAAGTCACTGCCAGGCCCAAGCTCAGAGGGCCAGATCTCGGGGATCCAGGAATGCAAAGGCACCATTCTTACGGAAGAATGACTCAATTCGGCACATCTTGCAGGAAACCATTTCTTGCTTTGCTGGAGGACCTGGGAAAAGATGTCAGATACTAGGAATGGGTTTCTGAGGAGGAGGTCTCAGAGCACAGGACTCTCCCACATAGCCCTAGGACTCTGCCTGTGTCATATCTACCttgcataaataaattaaaaggactTTTTTGAGAAGTGGGGACTACAGGATAATACGTTTGGGTGCTGGGTCACTGGACTCAGCTGTCTGCCATGATCATTCGGTTCTAAGATGTTCCACCAGGCCCTTTGGCATTTAGAAGATGGACCACTGCACTCTCTCTTCAGGGCCACCATGTTTGTCACAGGGACAAACTCTGAAGATAGGagactctcctccttcctctacctcactTCCTCTTGCTTCCGTTGGGAAGCCGGCTCCGCTTACTTTCATCTCAGAGGAAAATGAGGGCACTGTGTtgctcccaaccacccacctttTCTGCACATGCTCAGGCAGTGGGACACACTCCCTAGAACTTCTGACTCGTAGGTAGTGAGTAAATGGATACTTTGAGCCCAGATTGACCCAATGACACATTCAGCCTTGTTATTTTTCCCCACACTTTCGAAAAAACACTGGGCTTCTCTGGCTTGGGTCCTAGCTGATGACCTAACCTTCAgcctcaaagagaaaaacaggtACTCGCCTTCCTGCTGGTGCCACCCCTACCCTCTGGCCCACCTTCCCACTTTCAGGGAAAATTCCATTCTTAGCTCCGACCTAACTCCTGAAGGCCATGCTTCTACACACACAGTGGCCTCAGTGACATCGTGAACCTACTATGGCCATCACAGACCTGTTGtcttctaatctttttttttttttttttttggttttttttttttgagctggtgatcggacccagggccttgcccttccttggcaagcgccctaccactgagctaaatcccaacccctgttgTCTTCTAATCTTACAAGCAAATCCGTGGGTTGTCATTGCTTGTCCTCCCTGTCACGTTTAAACCAAGAAGTTCCTCCGAGTCTTGTCCAAAACATCCTTGATTTCAGTTCCAATCCTAATCACGTCTTGCCAGATAACACAAATGCCTAATTCGCCAGCCTCAAAGCTTCAGTCTCTAATCCATTCTCACTCGCCTGCTTGAATCTTCACTAGCTTCCTCTCAAATTAGGGTAGAACCCTTCCCATACCATTTAGCCCTCAGCCTTAAAAGCCTGAGACAGGCCTTTGCTGACAATGCCCCTGCCTCCCTGACCACCACCACTCCTTCATTTCACAGAGCTTGTCTCTACCAGGTCTATCTCCTTCCCCACAACCTGGCCTTCCCCTAGAATGTCTCCCCTCCAGCACAGGGCAGGAGGAGCTCCATGTTTGTGAGAGGACTCATGTATGGGAGGTTGGGGCTCACCCAGCTGCCAGCCATATGTGAAGTTGGTGGTGATGGGGAACAGGTAACGCGTCTCTGGCAGGTCCAGTTTTCGGGTGTTGAGATACTGGTAGCGCCCCTGCAAGTCATGGGAGATGCCTTCATACAGCAGGGCTTTGGTGTCAGGTGGAACTGGGTACATTTCTGACAGAAAAAGAGGTTCTGGAGTAGGGCTGGGGGCTTTAGACGGGGCTGTTTTGGAGACAGGTGGTAGTGAGACTGGGACCTTAGGCAGCATGGTAGGCAGTTTGAAGGGCAGACGGGATGCAGCCTTAGCCTTCTGCTTGGCCTTCACCAGAGTCCCGTACTTGCGCTGCCATTCATAACGCAACATCATCTCTTTGAGATACTCTTCCTTCCAGAAGTTTTGGCGCACCGTGTCCATGTTAAGCTGCCTCGACATGGTGGCAAAGGAATGAGCAGTATCAGGGTTTAGCTAGTACTGAGTGGGCATAGCAAGTGGACAGTGGGCAGCTGCCCTGGGATGGTCACCAGGCAACCAAGCCTAACCTCACACAgggccagtgtggtggtttgaatatgcttggcccagggagtggcactattaggaggtatggccttgtttgagtgggagatgtgtcactgtgggtaggcTTTGTGACTTTCCTCCTAGCTACATAAGAGACAGTCTgcccctggcttcctttggacaAAGAGGTAGAACTTGCActtcctcctgtgccatgcctgcccagacgctgccatgctcctgcctggatgataatggactgaacctctgaacctgtaagccaggtccaattaaatgtccttataagagttgccttggtcacggtgtctgttcacagcaatggaaccctaagtaagacagtcAGGATTCTGCCTGCCATTGCCTTCAGCAGAGTCCCATGTCACCCTTTCTGAGGAAGCCTAGAAGGGCTCATTAACTAAACATCTTGATTCCCCAGGTACCATCATGATACCCTGTAGGCCCCAGGCTCtatctagatcagtggttctcaacctttccaacactgagaccctttaatgtagttcctcatgttgtggtgaaccccaaccataaaattattgctGTTGCTACTTTATGACTGTACTTTTCCTCCTCATCAACTAAATATCTGAGTTCTCTGATGGTCTTAGGGGacccccacaggttgagaatgctGATCTAGAATGACATCCAATGCAACTGCTTCTGTCCCTTAGATGGGGCCCCTCCCAGCACCATGAAGACTGAGGAGAAGCAGCAAAGGTAGAGAGACTGGGATCGAACTTTGTCCTCCATCCCGGAAGCCAGTCTCTGACCCAGGTGGCCCGTTCTTGAATTACACCCCGCCCCCCAATTCTCCTTTACCTTGCTCTTGGTAGCATCTCCATATCTGCAAGTCTAATGTCCCCCAACACTGCAAGCCTCACGTACCCATACCAGCACCCACTCGGAGAGAATATTCCTTTAATGTTAACAATGATACTGCTCAACGGCATAGGTAGTGGAGAGATGGTTGGCCTTTCTTTCCCTACCCAGCCTGGACCTGAACATCAGAACCCCAACAGCTTACGAACCACTCagtgaagaggaagggaggggctggaAACCAAGGCTTGAAACTTAAATAGGGGGTGGCAAACTGGGAGAGGCCTGGAAGCGAGAGGAGGGTTAAGGGCTGAGCAGCCCTAGCGCAGGTCTTCAGCAGTGAACATGCCCTTGGCCCTGCGCAGGATGGAGTCTTTGGCTGCGTCGTAGGGATGCTCCTTGGACGGGATCTCCAGGACGGCTGGAATGGACCTCTGGTGGGCATCGAGGGCGTGCCGAACCATCTCTGCGATGTACTGGTTGATGAGAATGATGCCAATGTCATCCCTGTTTAGAAACTGCCTGTTGGGGGAGAAGAGCAGGGAATGACAGTGACTGCATGCATAAGGCCTTCAACCTTATCTCTCCTTGGATGAACCAATTGCACTCAGGAGCTCAGAACCACATTGATCAGGGTTGGAGTCCACACATTTGCTCATGGAGGGAACTGGTAATGAAGACCAGGATCCATGTCAGTATGTTCTATATGCTGCCTCCgtggaagagaggcagaggcgaGGAAAATGGGTATGAGCACCTTTGTATCTGTGTAAGAGTctagaaacacaaaaaaaccttaacaaaacgaaaccaagagaaagaaataaaggaggaagaaaaggaaggaaggaaggaaggaaggaaggaaggaaggaaggaaggacaaaaaagaaaaaagaccaagaCCAGCCTAGTCCGCAGAGGTAATTCCAGGAGAGCTGGGACTACACAAaccttgtctcataaaacaaaacaacaacaaaacctttttcttattattgatAGTGGTTGAAAGCAAGAAAAATGCAAGGATGGAGTAGTAGAGTGATTCCTTAATGTATACCTTTTGATTTTTACTGAATGTTTAGGAGCTAGGGTCGAGGAGACCACTGAAGGCCTAAAGTTCTATGCTGATTAAGGGGATGGACCAGGAGGACATCTGCTATGAGCCAAAGGCAAGATGGAAAGAGGAAACTCAGCAATGAACGAATCACTATTTCCAGACAGTCATTCTGGCCTTCCTCTCATGTGAtcacctccacacacagacatgcatgcccCTTCAACCATGTATttactcattaaaaataatttactgggCACCAACTTTGTGCCAAGCATGGAACAGATTTGGTTTTAGGATTCCTTCCTGTTGGAAACATGGTAAATTCTTAGAAGTAAGATTTGTCCTCCAGTGACAACGGAGGTCACGTTACTGGTTCCTTAGAGATCAGTCTCCCAGGTCACAGCCTGCCACATTCCAGGCTGTGGGAACTAGTCTCAGCC
Proteins encoded in this window:
- the Atp6v1fnb gene encoding protein ATP6V1FNB, whose amino-acid sequence is MSRQLNMDTVRQNFWKEEYLKEMMLRYEWQRKYGTLVKAKQKAKAASRLPFKLPTMLPKVPVSLPPVSKTAPSKAPSPTPEPLFLSEMYPVPPDTKALLYEGISHDLQGRYQYLNTRKLDLPETRYLFPITTNFTYGWQLGPPAKQEMVSCKMCRIESFFRKNGAFAFLDPRDLAL
- the Atp6v1f gene encoding V-type proton ATPase subunit F, with the translated sequence MAGRGKLIAVIGDEDTVTGFLLGGIGELNKNRHPNFLVVEKDTTINEIEDTFRQFLNRDDIGIILINQYIAEMVRHALDAHQRSIPAVLEIPSKEHPYDAAKDSILRRAKGMFTAEDLR